Proteins encoded by one window of Vigna radiata var. radiata cultivar VC1973A chromosome 5, Vradiata_ver6, whole genome shotgun sequence:
- the LOC106759982 gene encoding F-box protein At1g67340 — protein sequence MRAPFKHTKKKPDLFECLPDDLLVFILSKLSSTASSPSEFINIVLTCKRLNRLGLHRLVLSKAGPKVFAVKPTNWSEKTHTFLKHCVNAGNVDACYTLGMIRFYCLENRGSGLSLMAKAAMKLHAPALYSLAVIQFNGSGGSKHDKDLRAGVALSARASLLGHIDALRELGHCLQDGYGVRQNVAEGRRMLVQANVRELAYLLREVTPSASDSLMLTWRTAVTCQRDVTALLSDYGYRIPVPEVQPVNRFLREWFESGKGKLEEGLRLCSHIGCGRPETRPHEYRRCSVCGKVNYCSRGCQAMDWKLKHKMECSPTEHYAEGGGGVDLNNEFAIPNDAV from the exons ATGAGAGCTCCATTCAAGCACACCAAGAAGAAACCCGATCTCTTTGAATGTCTTCCCGATGATCTTCTGGTTTTCATTCTCTCTAAACTTAGCTCCACCGCTTCTTCTCCTTCGGAATTCATAAACATCGTCTTAAC ATGCAAGAGATTAAACCGGTTAGGCCTGCACCGTCTTGTGTTATCCAAAGCCGGGCCTAAAGTGTTCGCCGTAAAGCCCACAAATTGGTCGGAAAAGACTCACACTTTTCTTAAACACTGCGTTAACGCCGGCAACGTCGACGCCTGTTACACTCTCGGAATG ATCCGATTTTACTGTCTGGAAAACCGAGGGAGCGGACTCTCGTTGATGGCGAAGGCGGCTATGAAGCTGCACGCGCCGGCTCTATACTCGCTAGCGGTTATACAGTTCAATGGCAGCGGCGGCTCCAAACACGACAAGGATCTACGCGCGGGCGTGGCTTTGTCTGCGCGTGCGTCGCTGCTCGGGCACATCGACGCGCTTCGGGAGTTGGGTCATTGTCTCCAGGATGGCTACGGCGTGCGGCAGAACGTGGCGGAGGGGAGGAGGATGCTGGTGCAGGCCAACGTGCGGGAGCTGGCGTACTTGTTACGCGAGGTGACTCCTTCTGCTTCTGACTCTCTGATGTTGACGTGGCGGACAGCAGTGACGTGTCAGAGAGATGTGACAGCGCTGTTGAGTGACTACGGTTACAGAATTCCGGTACCGGAAGTGCAACCGGTGAATCGTTTTTTAAGAGAGTGGTTTGAATCCGGCAAAGGAAAATTAGAGGAAGGATTGAGGTTATGCTCCCACATTGGATGTGGCCGACCGGAAACTCGACCGCACGAATATCGACGGTGTTCTGTTTGTGGGAAAGTTAATTATTGCTCACGTGGATGCCAAGCCATGGATTGGAAGTTAAAGCATAAAATGGAGTGTTCGCCCACTGAACACTATGCGGAAGGAGGTGGTGGTGTAGACCTAAATAACGAGTTTGCCATACCAAACGATGCCGTTTGA